The DNA window CCAAGTATTCCATCAAGACGCTGCCAGATTAGAATATGCAAAAATTCTAAAGCAACAAGGAACTATCAGAAGCCTGATCCTGGCAGGAGTTCTATATGTTCTTACATTCTTAAAGAAGAAGTTAGTGGAGCCTAAAGACCAAGACACAAATGTGATCTTCGGAGACGATTCAGAGATCAGCGTATCGGAGATCGGCAAGGTGAGTCAGGCATTCTGGAAACATTTATCCATATTCTCCTGGCAAAAAGGGGATGTTCTTTTGATAGACAATTATTCTGTTTCTCACGGAAGATTACCATTCTCCGGACCAAGGGAAATTTTAGTCACCTGGACGGACTAAAATATAGTTTAAAAAAATCTAAAATATTAAACGGCGGCGGATAATCCATCCGCCGAAGGAAATACATGCAAGATTACGATTTAGTCAGATTGAATTTCAGTCCGGGAGGACTCTTTGTCCTGAACATCTGCCTTGGACTTATCATGTACGGGGTCTCCTTAGAATTGACCATTGCCGATTTTACGAACTTAAGAAAACAACCTAAAGCAGCGATCGTAGGTCTATTCTCTCAATTGGTATTATTACCGGCACTCACAGTAGGATTACTTTATATTTTAAAACCGCACCCCGGTTTGGCTCTTGGAATGATCTTAGTTGCTGCATGTCCAGGCGGGAATATGTCCAATTTTATCAGCCTTCTTGCAAAAGGAAATGTTCCTCTTTCTATTTCGTTAACTGCAACTACTACCGTTCTCGCATGGTTCTTTACTCCATTTAACTTTTTCTTTTGGGGAAAACTATATTCTCCCGCAGCAGACAGATTAAAAGAGATCAGCTTAAATCCTGTAGATGTATTTCTTTCGATTTTTTTAATATTGGTCTTACCTTTGATCTTAGGAGCTCTTACAAATCGTTTTCTTCCTAAAGTTGCTTCTTCTTTAAAAAAGCCGATGAGGATTGGATCTACGGTTCTACTCGGAGTTTTTATACTCATTGCATTTGTAGGAAACTGGAAATCTTTCGTGGAGTTCGGACCTGTTTTGTTTTGGTTGGTCCTTCTTCATAACGGTTCTGCTTTAACAGTAGGATATTTTGCTTCTTGGATTGCCGGTCTTGCTCACAAAGAAAGAAAAACAATCTCTTTGGAAACAGGACTTCAGAACTCAGGACTCGGGCTCATCTTAATTTTTACATTCTTTCAAGGGATCGGATCAATGGCACTCATCGCTGCTTGGTGGGGAGTATGGCATTTGATCAGTGGACTTTTCTTAGCTTCTATTTGGGGAAGAGAAAAAACAACCTGAGAGAAACAGATCTTAACTGATCTTCATGCTAGTTAGAGATACCGAACTCTGGATGATATCGTTATAAAAACGGATCTCTTCTTTCTCATCCGCTAAAGCCAAAGCATATAACATAGGAAAATAATGTTCAGGAGTTGGGATGGCAATCTGCACTGCTGTCCCTAATTTTTGGTAATTTGCCAGACTCTTCCAATCTCTTTTTTGGATCAGATCCTTGAATGTTTCATTCGCATCCAATGCCCAGTCATGCGCCTTGTCTTGGTTTTTCCAATCATAAAGACGTAAGTTATGAACTAGATCCCCGCTTCCCAAAACCAAAACACCTTGCTCTCGAAGCTTAGACAAAGACTTTGCAAATTCATAATGCCATTCTCCCGGCTTGGTAGCATCCAAACTCAATTGGACTACCGGAATATTTGCCTTTGGATACATATTCCTAAGTACACTCCAGGTGCCATGATCCAATCCCCAAGAATCATCTTGGATCACTTGTGCATCTTTCGATTTAGAAAGTTCTTCTGCTAACTTTGGATCGCCAGGTGCGGAATATTGTACATCAAATAATTCCTGAGGGAATCCGTAAAAATCATGAATAGTAGGAGGAGACTGGTTTGAGGTTACGTAGGTACCTTTAGTAAACCAATGAGCGGATATACTTAATATCGCTTTGGGCTCCGGAAAATCTTTCGTAGATTCCGCCCATGTATCGGCTAACGGATTCGGTCCGAGAGCGTTCATTGGACTTCCATGGCCTACGAAAAATACCGGTAACTTTTGCATCATTTTTTCTCCTCTTATGTTTTCAAAAAGACTGCGGATCGCAGCTGAACCAAATAAAAGTCCTGCCGTCCCAAGTAGGAAATTTTTTCGATTCAACTTCATACGATTAAAACATCAATTTTCAAAATGATATTATTTAGACTACTTGTAATAAAAACGATTACAAGAAATTTTAAGTTTTTCCGAAAATTGAAAATAAAATCCGGATTATTTTCCTTTGTAAAGTTCGAAAACCTTAGGTCTGATCTTGGACTTGGAAAAATGTTGGTTGGAGGCCGCTTTACCTTTTCTTAATTTTTTTTGTTCTTCCACAGGTAAGGCGGCGATCTTTTGGCATTCTACCGAGCAGCAATTATCGAATTTTTCTGCGCATGACAAACATTGGATGAATAGAATATGACAGGCAGGATTTGCACAATTGATATGCCTTGCAGATTTTTGATCGCATTGGTGACATTCACTTAGTATCTCTTCTCCCACAG is part of the Leptospira andrefontaineae genome and encodes:
- a CDS encoding bile acid:sodium symporter family protein, with the protein product MQDYDLVRLNFSPGGLFVLNICLGLIMYGVSLELTIADFTNLRKQPKAAIVGLFSQLVLLPALTVGLLYILKPHPGLALGMILVAACPGGNMSNFISLLAKGNVPLSISLTATTTVLAWFFTPFNFFFWGKLYSPAADRLKEISLNPVDVFLSIFLILVLPLILGALTNRFLPKVASSLKKPMRIGSTVLLGVFILIAFVGNWKSFVEFGPVLFWLVLLHNGSALTVGYFASWIAGLAHKERKTISLETGLQNSGLGLILIFTFFQGIGSMALIAAWWGVWHLISGLFLASIWGREKTT
- the ygiD gene encoding 4,5-DOPA dioxygenase extradiol, producing MKLNRKNFLLGTAGLLFGSAAIRSLFENIRGEKMMQKLPVFFVGHGSPMNALGPNPLADTWAESTKDFPEPKAILSISAHWFTKGTYVTSNQSPPTIHDFYGFPQELFDVQYSAPGDPKLAEELSKSKDAQVIQDDSWGLDHGTWSVLRNMYPKANIPVVQLSLDATKPGEWHYEFAKSLSKLREQGVLVLGSGDLVHNLRLYDWKNQDKAHDWALDANETFKDLIQKRDWKSLANYQKLGTAVQIAIPTPEHYFPMLYALALADEKEEIRFYNDIIQSSVSLTSMKIS